The Armatimonadota bacterium DNA window TTGGTCACGCCGTCTTCAGCGGCCTGAGATTCACTTCGAATATCGATCTTCCAATCGGTCAATCGGGCAGCAAGTCGGACGTTTTGTCCGCCCTTGCCAATTGCCAAACTGAGCTGAGTGTCTGGAACGATGCAGTATGCGCTGCGGTTGTCCACGTCCATCTTGATCGTGTTGACCTTTGCAGGGCTAAGTGCGTTGATGATGAACTGCTTTGGATCTTCGCTGTAAGGCACGATGTCAATCTTCTCGTCGTACAACTCATCAACGATGGCTTGGACGCGGCTACCGCGCGGCCCTACGCATGAGCCAACGGAATCAACGCGCTCGTCGGTGGATTGAACGGCGATTTTGGACCGTTGCCCCGGCTCGCGGGCGACGCTCTTGATGACAACGATTCCCTCGTTGATTTCAGGAACTTCCAATTCGAACAGCTTGCGAAGAAGGTTTGGATGCGTTCGGCTGACGATCACTTCAAGTCCGCGGCGGCCATCTTCTACGCGAAGTACATACACTCGAATCGTGTCGTTGACTCGGTATGGCTCGGTAGGGACTTGCTCCCAACGTGGCAACTTTGCTTCAACCTTGTTGACCTGCACAAAGACGTTTTCGCCTTCTTTGCGGACGACGGTGCCAGCCACCACATCGTTGAGCTTTTCGCTGAACACACCGGTGATTCGCTTGTGCTCGGCTTCACGCATCTTTTGGGTCAAAACCTGCTTGAAAGTCTGCGCGGCGATACGGCCAAATCGAGCTGGGTCAACTTGGATCGGCACAAAACCGCCCACTTCGGCAGCTTCGTCGTACCGTCGTGCTGCCTGCAATCCGATATGAAGGGCAGGATTGACGACTTCTCCCACAACTTCCTTGAGCACATACATCTTGCTCAGGTCCTTGCGGTCAATTTGCATTTGCACACTGACCTCATTGCTGACCCCTACAAACTTCTTGTAGGCGACTGCCAATGATTCTTCCAACTCGTCAAAGAGCTCTGCAATTGGAATGTCGCGTTCCGTCGCGATCTGATTCAGCTGCTGAATGATATCCATTTTCGACCTGTTCCTCTTAATGCAAATAAAGATGGGTGGCACAAGTGCGCCACCCGTCCTCGGTTTCGCTAATTTTGCATAGTTTACCACCAATGCACCATTTAGTCATGGGTCGAACAGCCCGTAATGGGTTCGATTTTCGGTATTCTTGCGCCATGAAATTGGTGGCTCTGCTGAGTGCTTCCGTCGTTCTTTGTGGGTTCGCGTTTGCCCAACTCCCCGGTATCCCTGGTGGCGGCGGGATTCCTGGAGTGGACGCACTCTTCCAAAAGGGTCCTTCGATCACGACTTCCCTTCCAGACGCCAAATGGGAAGCCAAGGACAAAGATGGTTTGGTCACCAAGCCTGGTGATCTTTTCAGCCTAGAGCGCGGACCAAATCACGGATTCATTTTGAAGGCAGGTGCATGGAAAGGCACTCTGCAGAGTTACTGTCTCAAAGCCGGAACCCATGGGCCAGGAAATGGCGATGGTTACCTTTTCGCACCTCCGAAGGGCCCATTTGAAGCGGCAGTGATCGCCGTGGCAAAGAATTCGGTTGACCACCCAGAGATTCAGCAGCGACCGATCCAACTCTTGCTCTGGGCGATGATCGCTCGAACCAAGGTTCTGGATTTACCTCGCGACCAGCAAGCAATTGCAGCAAAGCTCCTCACTCCGAAGCAGATCGCAGATATTAACGGCGGTGCACTCGGATTCCTCACCGACGATCGACTCGGCGGTGCGTTGATCAAGGAGCCACCACTGGTTCGCCAAGTCATGGAAGCCGAAAACAAGCTGCGAGGCTTGCTCACTAACCCAGCTTCAACGTTCCAACAGATGGAGGCGGTCGCCGTCCTGACCGGAGAGGCTCCTTGGGGCAAAGGTTCGCGCGAAGTGCCTGCTGGTCGCTGGAGCAAGCATCCCGACGGATACTACGTTCGGTACATCCCCAGCGCGTACTACACCACGAATTGCGAAGTATATGTCGAGGAGAATTCTAAGGCCATCGGCAAAGAGTTCGATCCTTCGCGACACATCGCGGTCCCGGGCAATACGGCAAAGCAACGATTGCTACAGTCCGCGCGAAAGCAAGAAGGCCACTAAGCTCAGTGGGACATACTATCGGCATGCTCAAAGTCGAGACTAACGGCCCGATTTGCACCCTCACGCTCAACCGTCCAGAGGTTCGAAATGCGCTTAGCGATCACTTGATCGAGGAACTCTGCCAGGCGTTTTTGAATCTGCCTCCAACAATCCGTGCGGTTGTCTTGACGGGAGAAGGATCGGCGTTTTGTGCCGGAGGTGATCTGGAATGGATGAAGCGAGCCGCTGGCTACACCGAAGAGCAGAACTTTCAAGATGCAGTTCGTCTTGCCGTGCTTTTTGAGACCATCGCGACTTGCCGCCCAGTGGTGATCGCTAAGGTCAATGGGCACGCATTTGGAGGCGGAGTTGGACTGGTGGCGGCTTGCGATGTGGCGATTAGTTCACAAGACGCACTCTACAGTTTTAGTGAAGTAAAACTTGGACTAGTAGCTGCGACTATCAGCCGATATGTAGTTCCAAAAATCGGCCAGGGCCACGCCAGGCATCTGTTCTCCACTGGGGACGTGTTCAAAGCAAATCGTGCTTACGATATCGGCTTGGTGCATGATGTTGCCCCTCTCGATCAGCTAGACGATCTGATTAAGTCTAAGATCAAGGCGGTTCTCGCTGCAGGGCCAGAGGCAGTCCATGCCAGCAAACTCCTGGCGCTAAACCCAGCCGTCGAAGCCGATGATGGGGCACGATTGCTCGCCGCGCGCCGCTCGAATCCTGAAGCTCAGGAAGGAATCGCCGCATTCCTCGAAAAGAGAAAGGCGTCGTTTGTAGAAGAATTGCCATGAAGAAGCTCCTCATTGCCAACCGAGGCGAAATTGCCGTTCGGATCATCTCAACGGCCAAGGAAATGGGCATCGCCACGGTGGCGGTCTATTCAGAGGCGGATCAACATTCAATGCACGTTGCCTGCGCTGACGAAGCGGTGTATATCGGCGGAAGTGCTCCGGCTGAGTCCTATCTTCGAATGGAGGCGATCATCGACGCCGCAAAGACGACTGGTGCCGATGCGATTCATCCTGGCTACGGATTTCTGAGCGAGCGAGCGGAATTCTCGGCACTCTGCGCCTCGAACGGGATTGAATTTATCGGCCCACCTGAGGCTGCCATGCGAGCGCTTGGCGGAAAAATCGAAGCCAAACAGATCGCAGTTCAAAACAACGTGCCGATCACACTTGGCTTTTTTGAACCAGGAGCGACTCCAGAGCAGCTGTTTGCAGAGGCGAAGAAGATCGGCTTCCCGGTCATGCTGAAAGCGAGTGCAGGCGGTGGTGGGCGCGGAATGCGAGCGGTATTCGACGAATCCGAGTTTATGAGCGCGTGCACGATGGCGAGCGACGAAGCAACAAACGCCTTTGGCGACGGCACGATGATGGTCGAAAAACTCGTGAAGACACCCCGTCACGTGGAGGTCCAGATCGTCGCCGATAAGCACGGTAACGTCGCCCCGTTGTTCGAGCGAGAGTGCAGCATCCAGCGGCGGCATCAAAAGTTGATTGAAGAGTCGCCAGCACCCTATTTTGATCGCAAAAATATTTGGGACGCGATGCGCGACGCCGCAGTCAACCTGGCAAAGGGCTCTGGCTATTACGGCGCTGGGACGGTCGAATTCATCGTGGATCCAGAGTCTGGCGAGTTCTATTTCATGGAAGTTAACGCCCGGCTCCAAGTCGAGCACCCAGTCACCGAGGGCGTGACTGACCTTGACCTGGTCCGTCTCCAAATCGAAATCGCTCGCGGAAAGAGTCTGGTGGACTTGGCGCCTCAGTTCATTGCTGGAGATCGGGCGAACTTACGCGGGCACTGCCTCGAAGTTCGAATTGTTGCGGAAGATCCGGCGAAGAACTTTTTGCCCTGTATCGGCAAGATCATCGGCTGGGCAGAACCGAAGTCGCCGGGAGTTCGAGTGGATACAGGATATAGCGCGGGCTCCGAGGTCAGCAGGTTCTATGATTCGATGGTGGCGAAATTGATCGTGACGGCAGAAGATCGTTCTGCGGCGATCACCCGCACGATTCGCGCTCTGAAGGACTTCCATGTTCTCGGCGTCAAAACCAACATCCCATATCTCATCAGCGTTCTGGAGCATCCTGGATTCAAGTCCGGAGATATTGACACCGGATTTCTGGGGCGAGAGTTCGAAGATTGGGCGCCAAATGCCGAGTTGCCTCAAGAACTCGGATCATTGATGATGCTTGCCAAGGGGACAAAGGCAAAACAATCGGCCTCAGTGGCTGATCCTTCACCAGCCTGGAGCACGCAGGACTCTTGGCGAGTGGTTCGCTAAACAACAAGCCCCAGACGAATCGCCTGGGGCTCGATGTTTCTTCTAAAGAAAACGGACTTACTTGTTCTGGTTGCCGTATCGGCGCATGAACTTTTCGACTCGACCAGCGCTGTCCACGATCTTCTTTTGACCTGTGTAGAACGGGTGAGTAAACGCGCTAATTTCGACATTGACTACGTAATATTCGATGCCATCAATGGTCTTGGTTTCGTTAGTCTTGATCGTCGAAACGCCGGTCCACTGGTGATCGCCGTCAACGAAAAGTACCGGATGGTTGGCGGGATGGATTTCGGTCTT harbors:
- the nusA gene encoding transcription termination/antitermination protein NusA, which gives rise to MDIIQQLNQIATERDIPIAELFDELEESLAVAYKKFVGVSNEVSVQMQIDRKDLSKMYVLKEVVGEVVNPALHIGLQAARRYDEAAEVGGFVPIQVDPARFGRIAAQTFKQVLTQKMREAEHKRITGVFSEKLNDVVAGTVVRKEGENVFVQVNKVEAKLPRWEQVPTEPYRVNDTIRVYVLRVEDGRRGLEVIVSRTHPNLLRKLFELEVPEINEGIVVIKSVAREPGQRSKIAVQSTDERVDSVGSCVGPRGSRVQAIVDELYDEKIDIVPYSEDPKQFIINALSPAKVNTIKMDVDNRSAYCIVPDTQLSLAIGKGGQNVRLAARLTDWKIDIRSESQAAEDGVTNTESGGEA
- a CDS encoding enoyl-CoA hydratase/isomerase family protein, translating into MLKVETNGPICTLTLNRPEVRNALSDHLIEELCQAFLNLPPTIRAVVLTGEGSAFCAGGDLEWMKRAAGYTEEQNFQDAVRLAVLFETIATCRPVVIAKVNGHAFGGGVGLVAACDVAISSQDALYSFSEVKLGLVAATISRYVVPKIGQGHARHLFSTGDVFKANRAYDIGLVHDVAPLDQLDDLIKSKIKAVLAAGPEAVHASKLLALNPAVEADDGARLLAARRSNPEAQEGIAAFLEKRKASFVEELP
- a CDS encoding ATP-grasp domain-containing protein; amino-acid sequence: MKKLLIANRGEIAVRIISTAKEMGIATVAVYSEADQHSMHVACADEAVYIGGSAPAESYLRMEAIIDAAKTTGADAIHPGYGFLSERAEFSALCASNGIEFIGPPEAAMRALGGKIEAKQIAVQNNVPITLGFFEPGATPEQLFAEAKKIGFPVMLKASAGGGGRGMRAVFDESEFMSACTMASDEATNAFGDGTMMVEKLVKTPRHVEVQIVADKHGNVAPLFERECSIQRRHQKLIEESPAPYFDRKNIWDAMRDAAVNLAKGSGYYGAGTVEFIVDPESGEFYFMEVNARLQVEHPVTEGVTDLDLVRLQIEIARGKSLVDLAPQFIAGDRANLRGHCLEVRIVAEDPAKNFLPCIGKIIGWAEPKSPGVRVDTGYSAGSEVSRFYDSMVAKLIVTAEDRSAAITRTIRALKDFHVLGVKTNIPYLISVLEHPGFKSGDIDTGFLGREFEDWAPNAELPQELGSLMMLAKGTKAKQSASVADPSPAWSTQDSWRVVR
- a CDS encoding type B 50S ribosomal protein L31, with the protein product MKTEIHPANHPVLFVDGDHQWTGVSTIKTNETKTIDGIEYYVVNVEISAFTHPFYTGQKKIVDSAGRVEKFMRRYGNQNK